One Neisseria sicca genomic region harbors:
- the pth gene encoding aminoacyl-tRNA hydrolase, with the protein MSNKIKMIVGLGNPGGEYEQTRHNAGFWFLDELAWQWKVSFKEEKKFFGEVARANLPGGDVWLLKPMTFMNRSGQSVAALAQFYKIKPEEILVVHDELDIPCGRIKFKLGGGNGGHNGLKDIQARLGTPNYYRLRLGIDHPGDRNLVVAYVLNKPSAEHRQQIDEAIAKSLKAIPKIMAGEWEEVTRFLHSK; encoded by the coding sequence ATGTCGAATAAAATCAAAATGATCGTCGGACTGGGAAATCCCGGGGGCGAATACGAACAAACCCGCCATAATGCAGGATTTTGGTTCTTAGACGAACTTGCGTGGCAGTGGAAAGTATCATTTAAAGAAGAGAAAAAATTTTTTGGTGAGGTGGCGCGGGCGAATCTGCCTGGTGGCGATGTGTGGCTGCTTAAACCCATGACTTTTATGAATCGTTCCGGCCAGTCTGTTGCCGCACTCGCGCAGTTTTACAAAATCAAGCCCGAAGAGATACTAGTTGTGCATGACGAATTGGACATTCCTTGCGGCCGTATCAAATTTAAACTTGGCGGCGGAAATGGTGGACACAACGGCTTGAAAGATATCCAAGCCCGTCTTGGTACACCTAACTATTACCGTTTGCGTTTGGGTATAGATCATCCGGGTGACCGTAACCTCGTTGTCGCTTATGTATTGAACAAGCCAAGTGCAGAACACCGCCAACAAATTGATGAAGCAATTGCCAAATCATTAAAAGCCATACCGAAAATAATGGCGGGCGAATGGGAAGAAGTTACACGTTTCCTGCATAGCAAATAA